Below is a genomic region from Virgibacillus dokdonensis.
TTCAAAAATTGAGAAGGTTCGTTGCTTTGCCAGGCGAAGTGGGGGTAACAGCACCTATTGTAAGATGCCTTTAGGCATCCTTTTCATATAAGGAAGTATGATATTTTAAAGGTTTATAGTATAAGAGAATCGATAGCGTTTTCCTAATATTAAAAATAGGGTTGGCTTATTTTTAATTACTTTTCTTTGTGCTAGAAAAAATTGAAAGTGATATACGTTATAGATTCTTTTGTCTTCATTAAAGAATGTTAGCTTTGCTTTTTTTTCTATATCCTTTAAAATGATGAGGAAGATATGATTAGGTAAAGATAAAAAAGGGGATTGGAAGGGAGAAACAAAGTTTGATTCAATTAGTAGTGTCTATCTTATTATATTTCGTTATATTCTTTGGTATCGCTTTTATTTTAAATATGCTTCTTCGAACGACTTGGTTAATGGCGTTTATTTATCCATTTGTCGTTATTATTATTGTGGATAATACTGCAACATGGAATTATTTCACA
It encodes:
- a CDS encoding YuiB family protein, whose product is MIQLVVSILLYFVIFFGIAFILNMLLRTTWLMAFIYPFVVIIIVDNTATWNYFTNMSETFTKLIARLTELTAVDISILAAGFVGTMVSGLVIRLLRKSGYQMF